Genomic DNA from Chlorocebus sabaeus isolate Y175 chromosome 6, mChlSab1.0.hap1, whole genome shotgun sequence:
TCGCCTCCTGCCAAGGAAGCCCTCTGCAAACCTTGGCCAGCTTGGAGCAGGTACCTTTAAAAGCTTCTGTGGCaaccagctcctcctccctggtCCCCTGAGGCCTTCCCAAGGAAGCTGACTTAGAGGCTCTGCGTTTTCCTGGTTTCTCAGCAAAAGGAAGATTCCAGGGAGAGCCCAGGGGGGCCGGGGATGGATCTGGGATCAGGCAGCAGCCAGGGTGGGGACTCGGAGACCACCTTCCAGCTGTGGCTGCAGCTGTTCCTCTGGGCCCACCTGGCTGCACGTTTCCTGGGCTACCTGCACCACACCTTCTGGGGGCCTGAGCGACAGCCAGCACCCTGAGCCTCCCTGGCCAGGGGACAGAAGCCCCCCAGATCACCCCATCCCGCCCACCCTTTATTCCACCCTCTGCTGGAAGAGACAGGAAGCAGAGGTGAGTGTGGGGCCTCTTGATTGAGGTTACCTGCCCCTCCCCCGATCatccctctctctgcctgctcCTCCTGGCACTGGCCTCCCCCATGCCCCATCCCCAAATCTGACAAGCTCACAAGGCTAGTGGCACCGGAGCCTGGGCTCTCTGGTCCTTTGAGAGGCCAGAGAAGGGCCATGCTAACAGCAGGGCACCCTGTGGAACTGCTCCATGGGGCACCAGCGGACAGCCAGAGGCTGGGAGCTCAGCGAGTCAGGGAGGTGCAGGATTCAGcaattttttcccttttgctaAGAGCAAAGGGAAAACTGACCAGACCTTTCAGATTCCCTTGAAGCCCGGCACCTCTCTGCCTTCTTGTGTGGGTGAAGGTAGAATCCCAAGAGggcaccctccaccctccccatccACTGCTGAGTTTTGTGTGGATTATTTGGAGGTTTCCAAGGAAGATGTTTTTGGTCACAAAGGTTCTATCagtgaagccaggcacagtggctcacgcctgtaatcccagtactttgggaggctaaggtggaggaATCCATTGaggccagaagttagagaccagcctgggcaacatagcaagaccccatctcaaaacaaaacaaaacacacacacaaaggttcTGCTAGTGAAAGCATTGGATTTGGTGCAGCCCCCAGGCGTAGGCCCCTGCGCTAGTTGGTGGCCCAGCCAGGCACCCATCTAGGACTCCTGGCCACTCATTGCCTGTCCCCTCTTGGCGCAGTCATTCTTTGTGGGGCCTTCTTGGCCACAGTCTCTCTCTATCCCCCATctaccactttctttctttttttttttttttgagacagagtttcgctcttgttgtccaggctggagtgcgatggcgccatcctggctcaccgcaacctctgccttccaagttcaagcaattctcctgcctcagcctcccgagcaactgggattacaggcgtgtgccaccacaaccagctaattttgtatttttagtagagacaggatttctccatgttggtcaagctggtctcaaactcccgacctcaggtgatctgcctgtctcagcctcccaaagtgctgggattacaggcgtgagccaccatacccagccaccGTCTACCACTTTCTAGCCCCATGAGGGCTCTTCTCTCTGAATGCTGATGGAGAGCTTTGGGGACAGGTAGGGGGGGTGGCTCCCCCCAAAGGCCATGCGGGATTCCTGGCAGGCAGACAACCAGCAATGCCAAAGGGCCAGTGTACAGGACCCCTCAGGGTGGTAGCAAACCTAGGAACATCAGGGGGTTGAAGGCAGCTCTGTCCACACTGGCCACCCTGGTGCCCTGGACTCAGCGCTGAAACCAATGGCTGAGTTGGCAGTGAAGTAGTTAATCTCATGGGAAGTGGGGGCGGGTCAGTGACCTCAGACCTgatcagtcttctcatctgtacagTGGGAATAACAGCAGCTCCCACCCCATAGGGTGAGAACGAAGCATAGAAAACACTCAGCGAGGGGCTGGTTCCTTGTAGCCCTAGGTGGTGGTTAAAGGACAAGTCCGTAATG
This window encodes:
- the SMIM46 gene encoding small integral membrane protein 46 is translated as MDLGSGSSQGGDSETTFQLWLQLFLWAHLAARFLGYLHHTFWGPERQPAP